In Nitrospirota bacterium, the following proteins share a genomic window:
- the trpB gene encoding tryptophan synthase subunit beta: MLPDINGHFGIFGGKFVSETLMPALTELEEVYSKAKEDPAFREELDYYLNKYVGRPTPLYFAERLTRQLKGAKIYLKREDLCHTGAHKINNTVGQIILTKRMGKQRVIAETGAGQHGVATATVSAMFGLECEIYMGTEDMARQALNVFRMKLLGAKVTPVDTGSKTLKDAISEAMRDWTTNVRTTHYVLGSVLGAHPYPMMIRDFQSVIGKEARGQIMEAEGRLPDYLVACVGGGSNAIGLFHPFINDNKIKMVGVEAGGHGIKSGKHAARFATGSTGIFQGTKTYVLQNKDGQIKVTHSVSAGLDYSAVGPEHSYYKEADRIDYTYITDKEALNAFSLLSEIEGIVPALESAHAVAYIMKLAPSLPKNKVIIMNLSGRGDKDVQYVAELLK, translated from the coding sequence ATGTTACCTGATATAAACGGTCACTTCGGCATATTCGGCGGGAAATTTGTGTCTGAGACACTTATGCCTGCATTAACTGAATTAGAAGAGGTCTATTCAAAGGCAAAAGAAGACCCGGCATTCAGGGAAGAACTTGATTACTACCTGAATAAATATGTAGGCCGTCCAACACCATTGTATTTTGCAGAAAGGCTTACAAGACAACTGAAGGGTGCAAAGATATATCTTAAACGTGAAGACCTGTGTCACACAGGGGCGCATAAGATAAACAATACAGTCGGGCAGATTATCCTTACCAAGCGCATGGGAAAACAGCGTGTTATTGCAGAGACAGGTGCCGGACAGCACGGGGTTGCAACTGCAACAGTTTCAGCAATGTTCGGACTGGAGTGTGAGATATATATGGGTACCGAGGATATGGCAAGGCAGGCATTGAATGTCTTCAGGATGAAGCTCCTCGGTGCAAAAGTAACGCCGGTTGATACCGGAAGTAAGACCCTGAAGGATGCCATTAGTGAGGCTATGCGCGACTGGACAACCAATGTCCGTACAACTCATTATGTACTCGGCTCTGTCCTTGGTGCACATCCATATCCTATGATGATAAGGGATTTCCAGTCTGTTATTGGAAAAGAGGCCAGAGGGCAGATTATGGAGGCAGAGGGCAGACTTCCTGATTATCTCGTAGCATGTGTAGGCGGAGGGAGTAATGCAATAGGATTATTCCACCCGTTCATTAATGATAATAAAATTAAGATGGTCGGCGTGGAGGCAGGCGGGCATGGGATAAAAAGCGGAAAGCACGCCGCACGCTTTGCAACAGGCTCAACAGGTATTTTTCAGGGGACAAAGACTTATGTACTTCAGAACAAAGACGGTCAGATAAAGGTTACCCATTCTGTATCCGCCGGTCTTGATTACTCTGCTGTCGGACCTGAGCACAGCTATTATAAAGAGGCTGACAGGATTGACTATACTTATATAACAGACAAAGAGGCGCTCAATGCCTTTTCACTTTTGAGTGAAATAGAGGGGATTGTCCCGGCACTGGAAAGCGCCCATGCAGTAGCATACATAATGAAATTAGCCCCTTCCCTGCCGAAGAATAAGGTTATCATCATGAACCTATCGGGCAGAGGGGATAAGGATGTACAGTATGTAGCAGAGCTATTGAAATAG
- the trpD gene encoding anthranilate phosphoribosyltransferase: MIKEAISKLVDKIDLPEEESEHVMEEIMSGSATQAQIASYLTALRMKGETVEEITGAARVMRNKVTRININDPHVVDTCGTGGDRSGTFNISTTTAFVVAGAGVTVAKHGNRSVSSQCGSADVLKALGVNIDVPPERVEKCVNEIGIGFLFAPLYHPAMRHAIGPRQEIGIRTMFNILGPLTNPAGASSQVLGVYAAHLTETLAHVLMNLGSSHCFVVHGSDGLDEITITGETMVSEGYNGSVKSYKIRPGDFNIKIGTMEDIKGGTAEDNAGIVLKILKGEKGPKRDVVLLNAAAGIMASGKVPDASAAIKAAEEAIDSGEAMKKLEGLRKATE; the protein is encoded by the coding sequence ATGATTAAAGAAGCCATCTCAAAACTTGTAGACAAGATAGATTTGCCGGAAGAAGAGTCTGAGCATGTAATGGAAGAGATAATGAGCGGCAGTGCTACTCAGGCCCAGATTGCATCATACCTCACTGCGCTGAGGATGAAGGGCGAGACAGTTGAGGAGATTACAGGTGCTGCAAGGGTGATGCGGAATAAGGTGACAAGGATTAATATAAATGACCCTCATGTTGTGGATACATGCGGTACAGGTGGTGACCGGTCGGGGACTTTTAATATCTCAACAACAACGGCATTTGTAGTTGCAGGGGCCGGGGTTACAGTTGCAAAGCATGGGAACCGCTCTGTATCGAGTCAATGCGGGAGTGCAGACGTCCTGAAGGCACTCGGTGTAAATATAGATGTGCCGCCTGAAAGAGTAGAAAAATGTGTAAATGAGATCGGCATTGGTTTTCTCTTTGCACCCCTTTATCATCCTGCTATGCGCCATGCCATAGGCCCAAGACAGGAGATAGGTATAAGGACCATGTTCAATATACTCGGCCCGCTTACCAACCCGGCCGGTGCATCCAGTCAGGTACTCGGGGTTTATGCCGCCCATCTGACTGAGACCCTTGCCCATGTCCTGATGAATCTTGGTTCTTCTCACTGCTTTGTAGTTCACGGCAGTGACGGACTTGATGAAATAACAATAACCGGTGAGACTATGGTGAGCGAAGGTTATAATGGGAGTGTAAAGAGTTATAAAATTCGTCCCGGTGATTTCAACATTAAGATAGGAACGATGGAAGACATAAAAGGCGGCACAGCAGAGGACAATGCCGGTATCGTTCTAAAGATACTGAAGGGAGAGAAAGGGCCAAAGCGGGATGTAGTTCTTCTAAATGCCGCAGCCGGTATTATGGCGAGCGGTAAGGTCCCTGATGCCTCTGCGGCTATTAAAGCGGCAGAAGAGGCAATAGACTCCGGTGAGGCGATGAAAAAGTTAGAGGGATTAAGAAAAGCGACAGAGTAA
- the trpC gene encoding indole-3-glycerol phosphate synthase TrpC produces the protein MENLLIQIVENKKNELKEDKLTLPLKELRSRLGDIEPPRNFRAAISEPKGQSLNLIAEIKKRSPLKGTLIEELKVTTLSKKYEEGGAAAISVITEKKFFEGSPEYINMAKGASKLPVLRKDFLIDEYHIYEARYLGADALLFIAAILEPSVLSDFIALTSELGMSSLVEVHSEKELEKALKADARNLMIIGINNRNLRTFKVDINTTFRIMNEIPDGRIIVSESGIYSRDDVKMLADAGVNAVLVGEAIITSGNVVKKIKELIG, from the coding sequence ATGGAAAATCTTTTAATACAGATTGTTGAAAATAAGAAGAATGAGCTTAAAGAGGATAAGCTTACGCTGCCCCTAAAAGAGCTTAGGTCAAGGCTTGGGGATATTGAACCGCCGCGTAACTTCCGTGCAGCCATATCAGAGCCAAAAGGGCAGTCTCTGAATCTTATAGCAGAGATAAAAAAGAGATCCCCTTTAAAAGGAACACTGATAGAAGAACTGAAGGTAACAACCCTTTCTAAAAAATATGAAGAAGGAGGGGCTGCGGCTATTTCAGTAATTACTGAGAAGAAATTTTTCGAGGGTAGTCCTGAATATATAAACATGGCAAAAGGTGCATCAAAACTTCCGGTATTGAGGAAGGATTTTCTGATTGATGAGTATCATATTTATGAGGCAAGGTATCTTGGCGCTGATGCCCTTCTCTTTATAGCAGCAATATTGGAACCATCCGTCCTCTCGGACTTTATAGCCCTGACATCGGAACTTGGAATGTCCAGTCTTGTTGAGGTACACAGTGAAAAAGAACTTGAGAAGGCATTAAAGGCAGATGCCCGGAATTTAATGATAATTGGGATAAACAACAGGAACCTGAGAACATTTAAAGTAGATATAAATACTACCTTCAGGATTATGAATGAGATACCGGACGGCAGAATTATTGTAAGTGAAAGCGGTATATACAGCAGGGATGATGTTAAAATGCTTGCCGATGCCGGGGTTAATGCAGTCCTCGTGGGTGAGGCTATTATTACATCGGGAAATGTTGTTAAGAAGATAAAGGAACTGATAGGCTGA
- a CDS encoding cytochrome c: MLKGLKFTLFTAVSAAAVFSFAFLATQSWAAGDAAKGEKVFKANCVVCHGDKGDGKGPAAAGMTPPPRNFTSATEMKGIDEARLKKSITEGRPGTPMVSFAKTLKPGDIDDVIAYIEKFGGYKK, encoded by the coding sequence ATGTTAAAGGGTCTTAAATTTACATTATTTACAGCAGTTTCAGCAGCAGCAGTTTTCAGTTTTGCTTTCCTTGCTACCCAGAGCTGGGCAGCAGGAGATGCAGCAAAGGGTGAAAAGGTTTTTAAGGCAAATTGTGTTGTATGTCATGGTGACAAGGGTGATGGAAAAGGACCAGCAGCAGCCGGTATGACACCTCCACCAAGAAATTTCACCAGTGCCACAGAAATGAAGGGCATTGATGAGGCAAGGCTGAAAAAGTCCATCACAGAGGGCAGACCTGGAACACCAATGGTCAGCTTTGCTAAGACCTTAAAACCTGGCGATATTGATGATGTTATTGCATATATCGAAAAGTTCGGCGGATACAAGAAATAA
- a CDS encoding 50S ribosomal protein L9, with product MKVILKEDINGVGKLGEIINVAEGYGRNFLLPRKKAVEATPENVKVIEREKKKLEAQLKASMHDAEELQKKVNESSVTIARQVGEGEKMFGSVTSADIAEALEKEGSNIDKKQIQLEKPIKELGLFHVPVKIHQDVTADLKVWVVKA from the coding sequence ATGAAGGTAATATTAAAGGAAGATATAAATGGTGTAGGAAAGCTGGGAGAGATAATAAATGTTGCAGAGGGTTATGGAAGGAACTTCCTTCTCCCGCGGAAAAAGGCTGTAGAGGCCACACCCGAGAATGTGAAGGTAATAGAACGTGAAAAAAAGAAACTTGAGGCTCAGTTAAAGGCAAGCATGCATGACGCAGAAGAATTACAGAAAAAGGTTAATGAAAGCTCTGTTACAATAGCAAGACAGGTCGGGGAAGGGGAAAAGATGTTCGGGTCTGTAACTTCTGCAGATATAGCAGAGGCGCTTGAGAAGGAAGGGAGTAATATTGATAAGAAACAGATACAACTTGAGAAACCTATCAAAGAACTCGGCCTGTTTCATGTGCCTGTAAAAATCCATCAGGATGTTACGGCTGACCTAAAGGTATGGGTAGTAAAGGCCTGA
- the folB gene encoding dihydroneopterin aldolase yields MDKFIIKDIEFIGHCGITAEEQISGQRLSADIEVLYDFSKACISDRIEDTVNYVDLCNTIVSVGKSERYHLLEALAERICGEVLKIYNISEIILRIRKCSVPVEAIKGCFEVEIKRKRY; encoded by the coding sequence ATGGATAAATTTATAATTAAAGACATAGAGTTTATCGGGCATTGCGGGATTACTGCAGAAGAGCAGATTTCCGGGCAGCGTCTTTCTGCAGACATAGAGGTGCTGTATGATTTTTCAAAGGCCTGTATATCCGACAGGATTGAAGATACGGTAAATTATGTTGACCTTTGTAATACAATAGTATCTGTCGGTAAAAGTGAAAGGTATCATCTTCTTGAGGCCCTTGCAGAAAGGATTTGCGGAGAGGTATTAAAGATTTATAATATCTCAGAGATTATTTTAAGGATTAGAAAATGCTCAGTGCCGGTAGAGGCGATAAAAGGCTGTTTTGAAGTTGAAATAAAGAGGAAAAGGTATTAA
- a CDS encoding LPS-assembly protein LptD — MGKTYPSLLSLLVATLIIIIPQNGFCTFPFTNLKSNILEYRQGIYTASGNVVIIKDNKKLTASSVTLNNNTGDVTASGNVELTDGDNTMSSEKLYFNLQTSIARIEKGKIFIKQDNYHFEGDSIERLSEDRFTIRKANFTTCDGTPPCWRFKGQNVHIHLNHLLTASGVSMSVKDIPVLYFPYIALPILQERQTGLLIPRIGYNTSEGLKINNAFFWAISRSQDATFYADYYGEKGWGSGLEYRYILSQENMGKFNGYYINDHQLDRNRWNVKFTHKQLFSEDMSGRLRINYINDKTLYKDISEDIGERLQTTQDSDVYFNRRWANVSGHLWAQYTQNLTGKSDGIYQRLPEAGLRVMESRISKTPIYWGLASSASRWEETNTGLTRLQFAPKISARLLEWTGFIFIPEAGTENTFYIADGKNESLYSNQYNLNATLTTKLFRLYESGTGFIEHFIEPAIRYEYSEVSSKGSPPILDQNPPLPVMKNLISLSLLNRVLSPDRDLEMLYLKLTQLYRITSPDPDISPLPFGERVRVRGFSDLRIEAIVRPHEMLTIDTDTTYSFELNEVKTSGTDLEVRGNIASIGIGQRYSKYPKLKFLTAFAGLRLNKVDTTIDVWYDDKDNLVRESNYSMKYTSQCWGVTFSYKYRPEEKQFSVLLTLRGVGSVGR; from the coding sequence ATGGGTAAAACCTATCCGTCTCTTTTATCTCTTCTGGTTGCTACCCTGATAATCATAATTCCTCAGAACGGTTTTTGCACGTTCCCCTTTACAAATTTAAAAAGTAATATCCTTGAATATAGGCAAGGCATTTACACTGCAAGTGGAAACGTTGTAATTATAAAGGATAATAAGAAACTTACGGCCTCCTCTGTCACATTAAATAATAATACAGGTGATGTTACAGCTTCCGGGAATGTAGAATTAACTGACGGCGATAACACTATGTCGTCAGAAAAATTATATTTCAATCTTCAAACAAGTATTGCAAGGATTGAAAAGGGAAAGATATTTATTAAACAGGATAATTATCACTTTGAGGGAGATTCAATAGAAAGATTATCCGAAGACAGATTTACCATCAGGAAGGCAAACTTTACAACATGTGATGGAACCCCCCCCTGCTGGCGGTTTAAGGGGCAGAATGTCCATATCCACCTGAACCATCTCCTTACTGCATCCGGCGTATCTATGTCAGTAAAAGATATACCTGTACTTTACTTTCCATACATAGCGCTTCCCATACTTCAGGAACGGCAGACAGGTCTGCTGATACCCAGAATAGGATACAACACATCCGAAGGGTTAAAGATAAATAATGCCTTCTTCTGGGCAATTTCAAGAAGTCAGGACGCAACTTTTTATGCTGACTATTATGGAGAAAAAGGATGGGGTTCCGGTTTAGAGTACAGATACATCCTGAGTCAGGAGAACATGGGTAAATTTAATGGTTATTACATAAACGACCATCAGCTTGATAGAAACCGTTGGAATGTAAAGTTTACTCATAAGCAGTTATTTTCAGAAGACATGTCAGGCAGGCTGCGTATCAACTATATTAACGATAAAACACTTTATAAAGATATAAGTGAGGATATCGGGGAACGTCTGCAAACAACACAGGACTCAGATGTCTATTTTAACAGGAGATGGGCTAATGTCTCAGGGCATTTATGGGCACAGTATACACAAAATCTGACTGGAAAGAGCGATGGTATATATCAAAGGCTTCCTGAGGCCGGATTAAGGGTAATGGAAAGCAGGATAAGTAAGACGCCTATTTACTGGGGCCTTGCCTCATCTGCATCAAGGTGGGAAGAGACTAACACAGGATTAACCCGCCTCCAGTTTGCCCCAAAGATCTCTGCAAGATTATTAGAGTGGACAGGTTTTATATTTATACCGGAGGCAGGAACAGAAAATACTTTTTATATTGCAGACGGCAAAAACGAATCTCTGTATTCAAACCAATACAACCTTAATGCAACACTTACCACAAAGCTCTTCAGATTGTATGAATCCGGTACCGGTTTTATTGAACACTTCATAGAACCGGCAATACGATATGAATATTCAGAGGTCTCTTCCAAAGGCAGTCCACCGATCTTAGATCAGAACCCTCCATTACCGGTTATGAAAAATTTAATATCGCTTTCCCTGTTAAATAGAGTTCTTTCACCGGACAGAGACCTCGAAATGCTTTATCTTAAATTAACCCAGTTATACAGAATAACGTCTCCAGACCCTGACATATCCCCTCTCCCTTTTGGGGAGAGGGTTAGGGTGAGGGGTTTCTCTGACCTAAGAATAGAGGCTATCGTAAGACCTCATGAGATGCTGACCATTGACACTGACACTACTTACAGTTTTGAATTAAATGAAGTAAAAACCAGCGGAACTGATCTGGAGGTCAGGGGGAACATAGCGAGTATTGGTATAGGTCAGCGATATTCAAAATATCCTAAACTTAAATTTCTTACTGCTTTTGCCGGATTAAGATTAAACAAGGTAGATACTACTATTGACGTCTGGTACGATGACAAAGACAATCTGGTGCGGGAGTCCAATTATTCCATGAAATATACTTCACAGTGCTGGGGTGTAACTTTTTCTTATAAATACCGGCCTGAAGAAAAACAATTTTCAGTGCTTCTTACATTAAGGGGTGTAGGGTCTGTGGGTAGGTAA
- a CDS encoding phosphoribosylanthranilate isomerase, with protein sequence MVKVKICGITNLDDAMAAAEAGADALGFVFYPESPRYIEPAKVRDIISKLPVFISTVGVFVDEGEDIVRRFLRDSGVQVLQFHGEESPLLCTKFREKVIKAIVIRDAESVNSMMMYHVDTFLLDTHDKDKKGGSGKTFNWEFAKKAKDHGRIILSGGLKPANVREAIEMVSPYGVDVSSGVEISPGKKDHAKIREFIREVRKINVT encoded by the coding sequence ATGGTTAAAGTAAAGATCTGCGGGATTACTAATCTGGATGATGCGATGGCAGCGGCGGAGGCGGGGGCTGATGCCCTTGGTTTTGTTTTTTATCCTGAAAGTCCAAGATATATTGAACCTGCAAAGGTGCGGGATATTATATCCAAATTACCTGTATTTATCTCAACAGTCGGGGTCTTTGTAGATGAAGGTGAAGATATAGTAAGGCGTTTTTTAAGAGACAGCGGTGTGCAGGTACTTCAATTCCACGGAGAAGAATCTCCACTGTTATGTACCAAGTTCAGGGAAAAGGTCATAAAGGCAATAGTTATCAGGGATGCTGAAAGCGTGAACAGTATGATGATGTATCACGTTGATACCTTCTTGCTTGATACACATGATAAGGATAAAAAGGGCGGGTCAGGAAAGACATTTAACTGGGAGTTTGCAAAGAAGGCAAAGGACCACGGAAGGATAATCCTATCCGGCGGGCTTAAACCGGCAAATGTCAGAGAGGCCATAGAGATGGTCAGCCCTTATGGGGTAGATGTATCCTCAGGTGTTGAGATTTCACCCGGGAAGAAAGACCATGCAAAGATTAGAGAATTTATCAGAGAGGTGAGAAAAATAAATGTTACCTGA
- a CDS encoding tryptophan synthase subunit alpha, with translation MSRIETTFEKLKDLKKKALIPYIMAGDPDLETTESLIMEIERSGADILELGVPFSDPIADGPTIQMASERALKSGTTLRKVMALVKMLRKEGLSIPIIIMTYYNIIFQYGIDKFPAEAVSSGIDGVIIPDLPPEEASEFVGYSKTSGLDTIFLLAPTSNEDRVKKVVSSAGGFVYYVSMTGITGAKLKNLSEVKSKIQEIRQHTGLPVAVGFGISNEAEAKKISGWADGVIVGSALVKIIAAHKGKRPLLSNVGNFIKSMKGAIC, from the coding sequence ATGAGCAGGATAGAAACTACGTTTGAGAAACTCAAGGATCTGAAGAAGAAGGCACTTATACCTTATATAATGGCGGGGGACCCGGATTTGGAGACTACGGAGTCTCTGATTATGGAGATAGAGCGTTCAGGTGCAGATATTCTGGAGCTGGGTGTCCCTTTTTCAGACCCGATAGCTGACGGGCCTACCATTCAGATGGCCTCTGAACGTGCACTTAAATCCGGCACGACTCTAAGAAAGGTTATGGCACTTGTAAAGATGCTCAGAAAAGAGGGGCTTTCAATACCCATCATAATAATGACCTACTACAATATAATCTTTCAGTACGGGATTGATAAATTCCCTGCTGAAGCAGTCTCTTCCGGGATTGATGGTGTTATTATACCTGACCTCCCGCCTGAGGAGGCTTCAGAGTTTGTCGGCTATTCAAAGACATCAGGGCTTGATACAATATTCCTTTTAGCCCCTACGAGTAATGAGGACAGGGTAAAAAAGGTAGTCTCATCAGCAGGAGGATTCGTATACTATGTTTCTATGACAGGTATTACCGGGGCAAAACTAAAAAATCTCTCAGAGGTCAAGTCAAAGATTCAGGAGATACGCCAACATACCGGACTGCCTGTTGCAGTAGGGTTCGGTATATCCAATGAAGCAGAGGCAAAGAAAATCTCAGGATGGGCTGACGGGGTAATTGTTGGAAGCGCACTTGTAAAGATAATAGCCGCACACAAGGGCAAACGCCCGTTGTTATCAAATGTTGGGAACTTTATAAAATCAATGAAGGGAGCGATATGCTGA
- a CDS encoding bifunctional folylpolyglutamate synthase/dihydrofolate synthase, which translates to MRGVIFGEAMSFQDNPAYLYSLQQFGIKLGLTNIRTICSSLGNPHAKIKTIHVGGTNGKGSTAAILSSVLHESGYKTGLYTSPHLTNITERIRIDNSPITQERFSLLIEYIRERIQASEINPTFFEFTTALALQYFAEENVDIAVIEVGMGGRLDATNIINPLITIITNVEYDHTEHLGNSLKDIAGEKCGIIKENTPVVTSESKEEILSVIEDSAGKAGTHTYVYGRDFCAFPEKLETSGSEFFYYGKCWSGLLLKSPLAGRHQMLNLGAAIYTIELLIQRGFEVTETQLVRGIENTSWPGRLETLSLNPRVIVDGAHNHAGTIMLWQFINDVLKKDTENPPLTKGGHGGVFSDEHGKIILIFGVLKDKDVNKMIRELVSCASEIIITSPDTERGLPVEDLRNIFKQHGIIPSMTHNVREALSLAYNIASPSDNIIITGSLYIAGEARDLILNGFVHG; encoded by the coding sequence GTGAGGGGGGTTATTTTCGGTGAAGCAATGTCATTTCAGGACAATCCGGCATATCTATATTCCTTACAGCAATTCGGCATTAAATTAGGCCTGACCAATATAAGAACGATCTGTTCATCACTGGGCAATCCCCATGCAAAAATAAAGACCATCCATGTTGGAGGAACCAATGGAAAGGGTTCCACTGCGGCAATATTATCGTCCGTACTACATGAGTCAGGTTATAAAACAGGTCTGTACACCTCACCACATCTCACAAACATAACAGAGAGGATTAGAATAGATAACTCGCCAATCACTCAGGAGAGGTTTTCTCTGCTTATAGAATACATCAGAGAACGCATACAAGCGTCCGAAATTAATCCCACATTTTTTGAATTTACCACTGCCCTTGCACTTCAATACTTTGCAGAGGAAAATGTTGATATTGCCGTTATCGAGGTGGGGATGGGCGGCAGACTTGATGCCACAAATATCATTAATCCACTTATAACTATTATAACCAATGTTGAATATGACCATACAGAACACCTCGGTAACTCACTGAAAGATATAGCAGGAGAAAAGTGCGGAATCATTAAAGAGAATACCCCTGTAGTTACATCAGAATCTAAAGAGGAGATACTTTCAGTTATTGAAGACAGTGCAGGGAAGGCCGGCACACATACTTACGTATATGGCAGAGATTTTTGTGCTTTTCCGGAAAAACTTGAAACAAGCGGCAGTGAGTTTTTTTATTATGGAAAGTGCTGGAGCGGGCTTTTACTTAAATCACCCCTTGCAGGCAGACATCAGATGTTGAATCTTGGGGCCGCAATTTATACAATTGAACTATTGATACAAAGAGGATTTGAAGTTACAGAAACACAGCTTGTCAGGGGTATTGAAAACACCTCATGGCCGGGAAGGCTTGAGACATTATCTCTGAATCCTCGGGTGATAGTTGACGGTGCACATAATCATGCAGGTACAATTATGCTGTGGCAGTTTATAAATGATGTCCTTAAAAAAGACACTGAAAATCCCCCCCTTACCAAGGGGGGGCATGGGGGGGTATTTTCGGATGAACATGGAAAGATAATCCTGATATTCGGTGTATTAAAAGATAAAGATGTCAATAAAATGATAAGAGAACTTGTTTCATGTGCCTCTGAAATAATTATAACAAGCCCTGACACTGAAAGGGGTCTTCCTGTTGAAGACCTGAGAAATATCTTTAAACAGCATGGAATTATCCCGTCTATGACCCATAATGTCAGAGAGGCATTATCCCTTGCCTATAACATTGCCTCTCCTTCAGACAACATAATTATTACAGGTTCTTTATATATTGCAGGAGAGGCAAGAGACCTCATATTGAACGGATTTGTTCATGGGTAA
- a CDS encoding acetyl-CoA carboxylase carboxyltransferase subunit beta encodes MAWFKKEDRKVKIPEGLWIKCNYCKEIIYRKEVEKNSMVCPKCRYHFYISVEERLALMLDEGSFKEFDKNIQPLDPLEFKDSLKYKDRIKNYQKSTGHTDAFIYGEGKIGDLPVMFGVFNFKFMGGSMGSVVGEKILRAAEAAYSTRYPLIIVSSSGGARMQEGILSLMQMAKTSAAIARLADEGVPYISILTDPTFGGVTASFAMLGDIIIAEPKALIGFAGQRVIEQTIKQQLPEGFQRAEFLLEHGMIDMIVERKTIKETLTQIIRFFG; translated from the coding sequence ATGGCCTGGTTCAAAAAAGAAGACAGAAAAGTAAAGATACCTGAAGGGCTCTGGATAAAGTGCAACTACTGTAAAGAGATTATCTACAGGAAAGAGGTAGAAAAAAACTCTATGGTATGCCCTAAGTGCAGGTACCACTTCTATATATCTGTAGAGGAGAGGCTCGCCCTCATGCTTGATGAAGGTAGTTTTAAGGAATTTGACAAAAACATTCAGCCTCTTGACCCGCTTGAATTCAAAGACTCACTGAAATATAAAGACAGAATAAAAAACTACCAGAAGTCTACAGGTCATACTGATGCCTTTATTTATGGTGAAGGGAAAATAGGTGACCTTCCGGTCATGTTCGGTGTATTTAATTTTAAATTCATGGGCGGGAGCATGGGGTCTGTTGTGGGGGAAAAGATACTCAGGGCGGCAGAGGCCGCATACAGCACAAGATACCCGCTAATAATAGTCTCTTCATCCGGCGGGGCCAGGATGCAGGAAGGTATATTGTCCCTTATGCAGATGGCAAAGACCAGTGCCGCTATAGCAAGGCTTGCGGATGAAGGTGTTCCATACATTTCCATCTTAACTGACCCGACATTCGGCGGAGTCACTGCAAGTTTTGCCATGCTTGGGGATATAATAATTGCTGAACCAAAGGCATTGATAGGCTTTGCAGGTCAGCGCGTTATTGAACAGACGATCAAACAACAACTGCCGGAGGGTTTCCAGAGGGCAGAATTCCTTCTTGAACACGGCATGATTGATATGATAGTAGAACGAAAGACTATAAAAGAGACCCTTACACAGATAATAAGATTTTTTGGATAA
- a CDS encoding DUF262 domain-containing protein — translation MSYNYQNKIRKGYRKRGNSEMRLIPDVKYETVRDILQGKAFEGKTLWLPTVQRDFVWNERRIVDFIDSLYKGYPVGVITIIKTKHPFPKAPVEDGKVGDAFEERLYIIDGQQRITSLLLMKNNKKDGKKLELSRSCRG, via the coding sequence ATGTCTTATAATTACCAAAATAAAATAAGAAAAGGTTATAGGAAAAGGGGGAATTCAGAAATGAGGCTAATCCCAGATGTAAAATATGAAACTGTAAGAGATATATTACAAGGAAAGGCTTTTGAGGGAAAAACTCTATGGTTACCTACTGTTCAGAGAGACTTTGTATGGAATGAGCGTAGGATTGTGGATTTTATAGATTCACTTTACAAAGGCTATCCAGTTGGTGTCATAACTATTATAAAAACTAAACACCCATTTCCAAAGGCTCCTGTAGAAGATGGTAAAGTTGGTGATGCCTTTGAAGAAAGGTTATATATTATAGATGGTCAGCAAAGGATTACTTCTTTGTTGCTTATGAAGAATAATAAGAAAGATGGCAAGAAGTTGGAATTATCTCGGTCATGTAGGGGATAA